The Halarchaeum grantii genome includes a window with the following:
- a CDS encoding tRNA pseudouridine(54/55) synthase Pus10, whose product MSILEDARAVVENGPVCDACLGRQFADRSFGLTNEERGRALRVSVELDDDDPHDPVETEACWVCEGLCATFDEWAERAASGVSDVEFATYQVGTRAPPLVEENETLLRESAGLDDDGGEPFKAEFNREVGKRVGHLTDTEVDFERPDVLFVLDVADESVDVQVNPAFVYGRYRKLSREIPQTEWPCRECNGTGRRAGEPCIHCDGTGYMYAESVEQLVSPPILEAMDGDDSSFHGAGREDIDAKMLGTGRPFVVEVKHPRARFPDVDALEAEVNEHADGKVEVEGLRLATYDMVERVKELDASKTYRARVQFDAPVDEAAFETALDSLDGATIEQNTPERVSHRRAAKTRIREAYAVSGELEDETHATVEIHGEGGLYIKELVSSDEGRTEPSLAGLLGTACHVMELDVLAVEGEDEPFGDPDFFVESDG is encoded by the coding sequence ATGAGCATCCTTGAGGACGCGCGGGCCGTCGTGGAGAACGGCCCGGTCTGCGACGCCTGTCTCGGCCGGCAGTTCGCCGACCGGAGCTTCGGGCTGACGAACGAGGAGCGCGGACGGGCGCTCAGAGTGAGCGTCGAGCTCGACGACGACGACCCGCACGACCCCGTCGAGACGGAGGCGTGCTGGGTCTGCGAGGGGCTGTGCGCGACGTTCGACGAGTGGGCGGAGCGCGCGGCGAGCGGCGTCAGCGACGTGGAGTTCGCGACCTATCAGGTGGGGACGCGCGCGCCGCCGCTCGTCGAGGAGAACGAGACGCTGCTGCGCGAGAGCGCGGGCCTCGACGACGACGGCGGCGAGCCGTTCAAGGCGGAGTTCAACCGCGAGGTCGGCAAGCGCGTCGGGCACCTCACGGACACCGAGGTGGACTTCGAGCGCCCGGACGTCCTCTTCGTCCTCGACGTCGCCGACGAGTCCGTGGACGTGCAGGTGAACCCGGCGTTCGTCTACGGCCGCTATCGGAAGCTCTCGCGGGAGATTCCCCAGACTGAGTGGCCGTGCCGGGAGTGCAACGGCACCGGGCGGCGCGCGGGCGAGCCCTGCATCCACTGCGACGGCACGGGCTACATGTACGCCGAATCCGTCGAGCAACTCGTCTCGCCCCCGATTCTGGAGGCGATGGACGGCGACGACTCCTCGTTCCACGGCGCCGGCCGGGAGGACATCGACGCGAAGATGCTCGGGACGGGTCGACCGTTCGTCGTCGAGGTGAAACACCCCCGGGCGCGCTTCCCGGACGTCGACGCCCTCGAAGCCGAGGTCAACGAGCACGCGGACGGGAAGGTCGAGGTCGAGGGCCTGCGCCTCGCGACCTACGACATGGTCGAGCGCGTGAAGGAGCTCGACGCGTCGAAGACGTACCGTGCGCGCGTGCAGTTCGACGCGCCGGTCGACGAGGCGGCCTTCGAGACGGCGCTCGACTCCCTCGACGGCGCGACCATCGAGCAGAACACGCCCGAGCGCGTCTCGCATCGCCGCGCGGCGAAGACCCGTATCCGTGAGGCCTACGCGGTGTCGGGCGAGCTCGAGGACGAGACGCACGCGACCGTCGAGATCCACGGCGAGGGCGGCCTCTACATCAAGGAACTCGTCTCGAGCGACGAGGGGCGGACGGAGCCGTCGCTCGCCGGTCTGCTCGGGACCGCGTGTCACGTGATGGAACTCGACGTGCTCGCCGTCGAGGGCGAGGACGAGCCCTTCGGGGACCCGGATTTCTTCGTCGAGTCGGACGGATGA
- the rnhB gene encoding ribonuclease HII yields MTRRFGVDEAGKGPVLGSMFAAAVVCDPEELPDGIGDSKTLAPARREALDERIRAVADVGVAEVGVERIDDPATDMNTLTVAAHADALGRVATDGLAGVVDGGDVDAARFGRRVAERVDADIDLVAEHGADGAHAIVGAASIVAKVARDRHVEAIAEAHAGYDVGSGYPSDPATREFLRAYVAETGGLPDCARESWATCDDVLAAAEQSALEEF; encoded by the coding sequence ATGACGCGGCGCTTCGGCGTGGACGAGGCCGGGAAGGGCCCGGTTCTGGGGTCGATGTTCGCGGCCGCCGTCGTCTGCGACCCCGAGGAGTTGCCGGACGGAATCGGGGACTCGAAGACGCTCGCGCCCGCGCGCCGCGAGGCGCTCGACGAGCGGATTCGGGCAGTTGCGGACGTCGGCGTCGCCGAGGTCGGCGTCGAGCGCATCGACGACCCGGCGACCGACATGAACACGCTGACCGTGGCGGCGCACGCCGACGCCCTCGGGCGGGTCGCGACGGACGGCCTCGCGGGCGTCGTGGACGGCGGGGACGTGGACGCCGCGCGCTTCGGGCGCCGCGTCGCCGAGCGCGTGGACGCCGACATCGACCTCGTGGCCGAGCACGGCGCGGACGGCGCGCACGCCATCGTGGGCGCGGCGAGCATCGTCGCGAAAGTGGCGCGCGACCGACACGTCGAGGCCATCGCCGAAGCGCACGCGGGCTACGACGTCGGGAGCGGCTACCCGAGCGACCCCGCGACGCGCGAGTTCCTCCGCGCCTACGTCGCCGAGACCGGCGGCCTCCCCGACTGCGCGCGCGAGTCGTGGGCGACGTGCGACGACGTCCTCGCGGCCGCCGAGCAGTCCGCGCTCGAGGAGTTCTGA
- the nucS gene encoding endonuclease NucS: MGVERYESPDAETVADVVSTALHEGAVVTAEVACEVEYDGRTSGYLGPGDRLVVAKPDGTLLVHQPTKHKPVNWMPTGGTIVTSVAETADEPVIVARRSNPRERVEVRVRETYGLTRFDAADAAEYEESGTEAEMHEYIEAHPEELEDGLRIVEHERETKYGFIDFYAVDAEGTPVVVEVKRVQATLNHFDQLKRYVSLYEDTGDVRGLLVAPSASERVERACRDAGLEFVALPEFETDATLGNATLTDFD, from the coding sequence ATGGGAGTCGAGCGATACGAGTCGCCGGACGCGGAGACGGTCGCGGACGTCGTCTCCACCGCGCTCCACGAGGGCGCGGTGGTGACGGCCGAGGTGGCGTGCGAGGTGGAGTACGACGGCCGGACGAGCGGCTACCTCGGCCCGGGCGACCGCCTCGTCGTCGCGAAACCGGACGGCACGCTACTGGTCCATCAGCCGACGAAGCACAAGCCCGTGAACTGGATGCCGACCGGCGGGACGATCGTCACCTCCGTCGCGGAGACGGCGGACGAACCCGTCATCGTCGCGCGGCGCTCGAACCCCCGCGAGCGCGTGGAGGTGCGCGTCCGCGAGACGTACGGCCTCACCCGCTTCGACGCCGCCGACGCCGCCGAGTACGAGGAGTCCGGCACCGAGGCGGAGATGCACGAGTACATCGAGGCCCACCCCGAGGAGCTGGAGGACGGCCTCCGCATCGTCGAGCACGAGCGCGAGACGAAGTACGGCTTCATCGACTTCTACGCCGTCGACGCCGAGGGCACGCCCGTCGTCGTCGAGGTGAAGCGCGTGCAGGCGACGCTCAACCACTTCGACCAGCTGAAGCGCTACGTCTCGCTCTACGAGGACACCGGCGACGTCCGTGGCCTGCTCGTCGCTCCGTCGGCGTCGGAGCGCGTCGAGCGGGCGTGTCGCGACGCCGGGCTCGAGTTCGTCGCGCTCCCTGAGTTCGAAACGGACGCCACGCTCGGGAACGCGACGCTCACGGACTTCGACTGA